Genomic window (Amaranthus tricolor cultivar Red isolate AtriRed21 chromosome 7, ASM2621246v1, whole genome shotgun sequence):
AAATTCAATAGTGGCTTTATATTTTCTAACCAATCCATCTCAAAAATTACCTCCAAGCCctccatatctaacacatatAAGTTGCTAGGAAAGACAACTTTTCCTATCCTCAAGGGTACTTCCTTATACAGCCTATTACAATTGTATAATTTTCCCGATAGGACAGCCACTAgataagaaactttttcaaaagttcctaaattcaattcttctactttactctttgcaagaaatgaacatgTTGCACCCGAATAAAATAGTACGTTaacagctatagaatgaatAGTGAACGTACCTATAACCACATCTGTCGCCTGGTCAGCTTCccttgcactgaccgcagatacccATCCACCAGTCGGCTGTGCGTTCTTTCCTCCCACTTGGTTTCCCCCATGTTGCATTCCTAACCCTTCAACCCGATTTCCATCCACCCGGCCTTTTCCCCCATTAAAAGATCGTTGGGACCTTTGACCAGCATTACCATGATTACCATTCCCGTACTGCTGATTGACTTGTCCTCCGGAGTTGCTTGAATTAAGTTGCCAATGTTGTCCACCCGGCTGTTGATTTCCACTTTCCTTCTTTGTGTAGCATTCATACTCCCTGTGTCTTCTTTTGTGGCAGAAATTATACTCAACCAAATTCCCTTCACAATCCTTCCCAGGATGGTTTCTCTTGCACCTCCTACAGAAGTACATCCTTTCATTGCCATCTCGATCCAATAATAGCTTAGCAGGCTTTGCTTCTCCCTTAAATCCAGTATTTTCACTAGACCCGCTTTCTTGAAAATTGTCGAATGTTCTTGCCTTCTTTTGATAAAAACCTAACGGAGTCCCTGATGCCTGACCGACACCTTCTTTCCTCTTCTCGGGGATATTACCCTTCTCtctttccttctccttcctcaaaatatttcctatttgAGACGCACGCTTGTACATTTTTTCCAGCGTGTTATAACGATCACtttcaatatgtttttgaatatcGAAGGATAAACCTAGTTCAAaacgttgcatctttttctccttaGTGGGAACATTATTAGGACAATACTTGATGTACTCCATAAATTTGTGGTAATATTTATCAATAGTCATACCACCAATATCCAATCGACCAAACTCGTTCGACTTATCTTTTCTCACGTACAGCGGGTAGAATTTCTCTCGCATGGCCTTTTTAAACAAATCCCAACCAAAGTTCCCTTCAGCCTGCTTCAAAGCCccgatctactgtttgcccaccagtagtcggcttcCCCAACCAAATAAAATGCAGCCTGATTGACTTTCAGTTCCTCCTGACATTCAACTACATTAAAAAGTTTTTCAAATTCCCTTAACCAGAGCTCAAGCTCCGACGGTTCCCCCTTACCATCGCAggtcgagggtttgctctgactAATCCTCTTACTCATTTTAGAGGCTTTTTCCAATACAGATCTCACTCGTGGTGCGCCAATATCTAATAACACTCTCACCAAACTCCTGAGCATACGGTTGGTACCACTACTAGACAATCTTTTCctcgaaatatatatatatatatatatatatatatatatatatatatatatatatatatatatatatatatatatatacatatatatatatatatacatatatatatatatatatatatatatacatatatatatatatatacatatatatatatatatatatacatatatatatatatatatacatatatatatatatatacatatatatatatatatatatacatacatatatatatatatatatacatatatatatatatatatatatatatatatacatatatatatatatatatatatatatatatatatatatatatatatatatatatatatatatatatatatatatatatatatatatatatatatatatatatatatattataaactcaTCACACCATGTTTATGAACACAACCCCtttaacaaattatatatatatatatatatatatatatatatatatatatatatatatatatatatatatatatatatatatatatatatatatatatatatatatatatatatatatatatatatatatatatatatatatatatatatatatatatatatatatatatatatatatatatatatatatatatatatatatatattttgttaaaggattatgagagaaattatatataattcctCATAACCGAAATTCATTTTTACAATAGAAAAGAATTaaatcatacatatatatttatatgtttatatatacttATGTACATAGAATTATAAAACTACTCAATCCTCATAAAAAGTcttaggatatcatcatatacATAAAGAACTATGTTATAAAAGAAccaaaaaattttcatataacaAAACTTGAAtataaacacattttttttaatcaacacAAAAACTCCAATATaaacaattttataaataaaatttataaataaaaattcaactttataaatagaatttttttttcaatcaaacTTACTCTTTAATTAAAAGGTTGGATTGAAACACCCAAACACCCAAATTGCAccttaaaaattttgttttttttcttgatgTGGCCGAATGAAAGGAGCAAAGAAGaggaatttttctgatttttttttcacttgCACATGTTAGGAAGAATGAAGAAAATAATCAAAAGTTTGATTATAAGGATTAAAATTGATCCCTTAACGCTCCCTTAAAACATTCCCAGCTTAATTCACCATCATTCTCCTCTATCAGGCTCGCCTTACTATGTATCCACCATTAGTCAGCATCTTTGACCAAAAAAGATACAGCCTGGTCGACCATAAATTTCGCGGGACATCGAACTACACTaaagagtttgtcaaactcTCGAAGCCAGTTTTCCAGCACAGAAGGTTGTCCTTTCAATCATAAGTAGAGggcttactctgggctattGTCTTACTAATTGATGAAGCCCTGTCTTCCAAGGATTTCTGTCCGAGGTTTCTTTCACCAGCTAGGGCTTTCACTAGGTTCCGAAGTACACGGTCAGAGTCACCTCTATTTCTGTTCTTTCTCAAGAATGAAGGCATGATGGAAGGTATACTGcattttaa
Coding sequences:
- the LOC130818494 gene encoding uncharacterized protein LOC130818494; the protein is MSKRISQSKPSTCDGKGEPSELELWLREFEKLFNVVECQEELKVNQAAFYLAEGNFGWDLFKKAMREKFYPLYVRKDKSNEFGRLDIGGMTIDKYYHKFMEYIKYCPNNVPTKEKKMQRFELGLSFDIQKHIESDRYNTLEKMYKRASQIGNILRKEKEREKGNIPEKRKEGVGQASGTPLGFYQKKARTFDNFQESGSSENTGFKGEAKPAKLLLDRDGNERMYFCRRCKRNHPGKDCEGNLVEYNFCHKRRHREYECYTKKESGNQQPGGQHWQLNSSNSGGQVNQQYGNGNHGNAGQRSQRSFNGGKGRVDGNRVEGLGMQHGGNQVGGKNAQPTGGWVSAVSAREADQATDVVIVAVLSGKLYNCNRLYKEVPLRIGKVVFPSNLYVLDMEGLEGRRRRILRILLIVNEFLDVFPGKIPGMPPQREIDFTIDLKSPYRMAPKEMEELKSQLEKLLDKGYVRPSVSPWGAPVLFVRKKNGSLRLCIDYRELNKVTVQEQVPVTPHRQLI